In the genome of Myxococcus stipitatus, one region contains:
- a CDS encoding protein kinase domain-containing protein, with amino-acid sequence MGEVFLAKISGAAGFEKPCIVKTILPALLKDRQFLDRFHHEAKVLVHLVHSSIAQVYDMGEADGTYYMALEYVAGVDLAYLLEQVRQQGVQVPVPVALFLGQRMAEGLGYAHRKVGPDGVPLGIVHRDVSPHNVMVSYEGEVKVIDFGLAKSAARSKYTLPATVMGKLGYMSPEQVRAEALDHRSDIYSCGVVVWEMLAGRSLIPHGTVGEMMAAMSQPSVPSLTGLRGDVDGGLDGVVRRALAARPDERYSRADELARALNGELVRSGAAVGAEEVGHFVRALCPEAFAAQRQLISKVTSSSSHHRTPTPQPHTGTGMYGTGPQASPGQMEPSGFEPTVMRAPSGERRVAGVARPDGPGGEDGMGMEATAVRATPSAPGSANAGAPKAPSARGAAPANANSPAWGSPGAAPANATSPAWGSPAAAPGSAPSASPAWGAPAVAPGNTPASAAGSAPSASPAWGSPASAPGGAPSAANSASPAWGSPASAPGSAPSASPAWGSPASAPGGAPSAAHPGASPVPSSQPHGAVAHAEATRSAPARKTSVALLVGLVLLLMAGTAVTTAYLARRSGGTPAVASATPAADPSQREEPKTPSSPQPRAQGGTPGTGKKPPAQPSNPEPTATPEPTGKGSTSPEPVATPEPTGKGSTRPEPVATREPVSPKPRTPPAPKPPKSSPEPTPPPAATKFVTYVSPTAVLPLQEEDGDFLVRGAQAALLQRDMVVQVVGPAKNGQRVLFGRATVTWAAANPKVRRKVQLARLSLDSSASAATGARFIALPGGSSGPEVAVAVDESPAPEAAAPEAAPEPPKPAAPKTLVGTVRAVTGLKALTSDEVVVRNLDEFTWNDCYVVKGLRQTARLGIVLPQTNRPAKNFKDRADFLVERGKVGVFCKEGQFITTLR; translated from the coding sequence ATGGGGGAGGTGTTCCTGGCGAAAATCAGCGGCGCGGCCGGCTTCGAGAAGCCGTGCATCGTGAAGACGATTCTTCCAGCGCTGCTGAAGGACCGGCAGTTCCTGGACCGCTTCCACCATGAGGCGAAGGTGCTGGTGCACCTGGTCCACTCGTCCATCGCCCAGGTGTACGACATGGGGGAGGCGGACGGGACGTACTACATGGCGCTGGAGTACGTGGCGGGCGTGGACCTGGCCTACCTGCTGGAGCAGGTGCGGCAGCAGGGCGTGCAGGTGCCCGTCCCGGTGGCGCTCTTCCTGGGCCAGCGCATGGCGGAGGGCCTGGGCTACGCGCACCGCAAGGTGGGCCCGGACGGGGTGCCGCTGGGCATCGTCCACCGCGACGTGTCGCCGCACAACGTCATGGTGTCGTACGAGGGCGAGGTGAAGGTCATCGACTTCGGCCTGGCGAAGTCGGCGGCGCGCAGCAAGTACACGCTGCCCGCCACGGTGATGGGGAAGCTGGGCTACATGTCGCCGGAGCAGGTGCGCGCGGAGGCGCTGGACCACCGCAGCGACATCTACTCCTGTGGCGTGGTGGTATGGGAGATGCTGGCGGGACGGTCGCTCATTCCCCACGGGACGGTGGGGGAGATGATGGCGGCCATGTCCCAGCCGTCGGTGCCGTCGTTGACGGGGCTGCGCGGCGATGTGGATGGCGGGCTGGATGGGGTGGTGCGGCGCGCGTTGGCGGCGAGGCCCGATGAGCGCTACTCGCGGGCGGATGAGCTGGCGCGGGCGCTCAATGGAGAGCTGGTGCGCTCCGGCGCGGCGGTGGGGGCCGAGGAGGTGGGCCACTTCGTCCGCGCGTTGTGCCCGGAGGCGTTCGCGGCGCAGCGGCAGCTCATCTCGAAGGTGACGTCGTCGTCCAGCCATCACCGGACGCCCACGCCGCAGCCGCATACGGGGACGGGGATGTACGGCACGGGGCCGCAGGCGAGCCCCGGGCAGATGGAGCCGTCTGGCTTCGAGCCGACGGTGATGCGTGCTCCGTCGGGGGAGCGGCGCGTGGCGGGGGTGGCGCGTCCGGATGGGCCCGGGGGGGAGGATGGGATGGGGATGGAGGCCACGGCGGTGCGTGCCACGCCGAGCGCGCCGGGGAGCGCGAACGCCGGGGCGCCGAAGGCTCCGTCCGCGAGAGGGGCCGCGCCCGCGAACGCGAATTCGCCCGCGTGGGGTTCTCCGGGGGCGGCTCCCGCGAACGCCACCTCACCCGCGTGGGGTTCTCCAGCGGCTGCGCCTGGGAGCGCACCGTCGGCCTCACCTGCGTGGGGCGCTCCAGCGGTCGCGCCCGGAAACACACCTGCGTCCGCGGCAGGGAGCGCGCCGTCGGCTTCACCCGCATGGGGCTCTCCGGCGTCCGCGCCCGGCGGCGCGCCCTCGGCTGCGAACTCGGCTTCACCCGCGTGGGGATCTCCCGCGTCCGCGCCTGGGAGCGCGCCGTCGGCCTCACCCGCTTGGGGATCTCCTGCGTCCGCGCCCGGCGGCGCGCCCTCGGCTGCGCACCCGGGCGCCTCACCGGTGCCGAGCTCCCAGCCTCACGGCGCGGTGGCGCACGCCGAGGCGACTCGGTCCGCTCCGGCCCGGAAGACCTCGGTGGCGCTCCTGGTGGGACTCGTCCTGCTGTTGATGGCGGGCACCGCCGTGACGACGGCGTACCTCGCTCGCCGCTCGGGAGGCACTCCCGCGGTGGCCTCGGCCACTCCCGCCGCGGACCCTTCCCAGCGCGAGGAGCCGAAGACACCCTCGAGCCCGCAGCCCCGCGCCCAGGGCGGCACGCCGGGCACAGGCAAGAAGCCGCCCGCCCAGCCGAGCAACCCCGAGCCCACCGCGACCCCAGAGCCCACCGGGAAGGGCTCGACCTCACCCGAGCCCGTCGCCACGCCCGAGCCCACCGGCAAGGGCTCCACCCGGCCCGAGCCCGTCGCGACGCGCGAGCCCGTGTCGCCCAAGCCGCGCACGCCCCCCGCGCCGAAGCCTCCCAAGTCCTCGCCGGAGCCCACGCCGCCGCCGGCCGCCACGAAGTTCGTGACCTACGTCTCGCCCACCGCGGTGCTCCCGCTGCAGGAAGAGGACGGAGACTTCCTCGTGCGAGGCGCCCAGGCCGCGCTCCTCCAGCGCGACATGGTCGTCCAGGTCGTGGGGCCCGCGAAGAATGGCCAGCGCGTACTGTTCGGCCGCGCCACTGTGACCTGGGCCGCCGCCAACCCGAAGGTCCGCCGCAAGGTGCAGCTGGCGCGGCTGTCCCTGGACTCGAGCGCCAGCGCCGCCACCGGAGCGCGCTTCATCGCCCTGCCAGGAGGCAGCTCCGGCCCCGAGGTGGCGGTGGCCGTCGACGAATCACCCGCCCCTGAAGCCGCCGCGCCGGAAGCCGCCCCCGAGCCGCCCAAGCCCGCCGCGCCCAAGACGCTGGTGGGCACCGTGCGCGCCGTCACCGGCCTCAAGGCCCTCACCAGCGACGAGGTGGTGGTCCGCAACCTCGACGAGTTCACCTGGAACGACTGCTACGTCGTGAAGGGGCTGCGCCAGACGGCGCGGCTGGGCATCGTCCTCCCGCAGACGAACCGGCCCGCGAAGAACTTCAAGGACCGGGCCGACTTCCTCGTCGAGCGGGGCAAGGTGGGCGTCTTCTGCAAGGAAGGGCAGTTCATCACCACCCTCCGGTAG
- a CDS encoding S8 family serine peptidase, whose product MKRWGFIGLLGLAACMPDESSNRDAQQNVCPGITAGMAPGTTEAKPSNDGRERVILRYRRERAVTAARVNQLGGVVTAAFRNAPALAVSVTPEEKLALAKDPSVESIEPDSLLHAQGLTALPALTFLSRGVTRAGSISGEYTQELATVQVPEVWDRDGDGRPDPGAATGQGVKVCVIDSGLDIDHPELKDAVVAARDFMDGDNVPSDGAEGRWGTGHGTHVAGIIAARPGVGGRGTPVLGERGLVGVAPGVQLIIARVLDLEGSTHMSIVMQAVEYCQEQGAKVISLSIAGGMPTYTSAQIFQAARDSGILVVAAAGNEGWGQVSYPASDPSVLAVGALDAHGQRAQFSSFGQGLALMAPGVDVLSTFPRGLGSFAMVDVDGTQPLARSLLYAPQGETWGTLVDCGSGGMKNSCGEGASCRGFIAYVHPSAFVSPERAVVNVMMQGARGVIFASELMSGDAEIISLPRRGHWVPAVTINQAASTLMEQQLGATTRMGLHPVDYAYLSGTSMATPYVSGIAALLFSARPSATPDEVTNALFEGALDLGARGVDLEYGHGMVRARRAMEALLGPRP is encoded by the coding sequence ATGAAGCGCTGGGGGTTCATCGGGCTGTTGGGGCTCGCGGCCTGCATGCCGGACGAGTCGTCCAACCGGGATGCACAGCAGAACGTGTGCCCCGGCATCACCGCGGGCATGGCGCCGGGCACGACAGAGGCGAAGCCGTCGAACGACGGGCGCGAGCGCGTCATCCTCCGCTACCGGCGGGAGCGGGCCGTGACGGCCGCGCGGGTCAACCAGCTGGGTGGGGTGGTGACGGCGGCCTTCCGCAACGCCCCTGCCCTGGCCGTGAGCGTCACGCCCGAGGAGAAGCTCGCGCTCGCGAAGGACCCTTCCGTGGAGAGCATCGAGCCGGACTCCCTCCTCCACGCCCAGGGCCTCACCGCGCTGCCCGCGCTCACCTTCCTGTCGCGCGGTGTCACGCGCGCGGGCTCCATCTCCGGGGAGTACACCCAGGAGCTCGCCACGGTGCAGGTCCCGGAGGTGTGGGACCGCGACGGCGACGGCAGGCCGGACCCCGGCGCGGCGACGGGCCAGGGCGTGAAGGTGTGTGTCATCGACAGCGGCCTGGACATCGACCACCCGGAGCTGAAGGACGCGGTGGTGGCGGCGCGGGACTTCATGGACGGGGACAACGTGCCCAGCGACGGCGCCGAGGGCCGCTGGGGCACCGGCCACGGCACCCACGTGGCGGGCATCATCGCCGCGAGGCCCGGCGTCGGAGGCCGGGGAACCCCCGTGCTGGGCGAGCGCGGCCTGGTGGGCGTCGCGCCGGGTGTGCAGCTCATCATCGCCCGGGTGCTGGACCTCGAGGGCAGCACCCACATGAGCATCGTCATGCAGGCCGTGGAGTACTGCCAGGAGCAGGGCGCGAAGGTCATCTCGCTGTCGATTGCCGGCGGCATGCCCACGTACACCTCCGCCCAGATATTCCAGGCGGCGAGGGACAGCGGAATCCTCGTGGTGGCGGCGGCGGGCAACGAGGGCTGGGGCCAGGTGTCCTACCCCGCGTCCGACCCGTCCGTGCTCGCGGTGGGCGCGCTGGACGCCCATGGTCAGCGCGCCCAGTTCTCCTCCTTCGGTCAGGGGCTCGCGCTGATGGCGCCCGGCGTGGACGTGCTGTCGACCTTCCCCCGGGGCCTGGGCTCCTTCGCCATGGTGGACGTGGACGGCACCCAGCCGCTGGCGCGCTCGCTGCTGTACGCGCCGCAGGGCGAGACGTGGGGCACGCTGGTGGACTGCGGCAGCGGCGGGATGAAGAACTCGTGCGGCGAGGGCGCCAGCTGCCGCGGCTTCATCGCCTATGTGCACCCCAGCGCCTTCGTGAGCCCGGAGCGCGCCGTGGTCAACGTGATGATGCAGGGCGCGCGCGGCGTCATCTTCGCCAGCGAGCTCATGAGCGGCGACGCGGAGATCATCTCCCTGCCCCGCCGCGGACACTGGGTGCCCGCCGTCACCATCAACCAGGCGGCCAGCACGCTGATGGAGCAGCAGCTCGGCGCCACCACGCGGATGGGGCTGCACCCGGTGGACTACGCCTATCTGTCCGGCACCTCCATGGCCACGCCCTACGTGAGCGGCATCGCCGCGCTCCTCTTCAGCGCGCGCCCCTCCGCCACGCCCGACGAGGTGACGAACGCGCTGTTCGAGGGCGCGCTGGACCTGGGTGCTCGCGGCGTCGACCTCGAGTACGGCCACGGGATGGTGCGGGCCCGGCGGGCGATGGAGGCCCTCCTGGGCCCCAGGCCCTGA